In one window of Lewinella sp. 4G2 DNA:
- a CDS encoding lipopolysaccharide assembly protein LapB, with translation MFVIPPYVRFALIALCLIGGIALWATLGVWYGIFFVLTGLILLAGYIFLGTIAPAAQAFQTQDINKAEQILNLTAKPEWLYGPNRGNYYLLRGNIALSREDLKTAEEWIKKAEQMNLGATEGAMVNLQLCQFEYRRRNFNAAKKYLKKVKEAKITIPQFKEQIDMMDQALKQSGQVKAAQRRGGGAQNTGGYGGKRRRPRTR, from the coding sequence ATGTTCGTCATCCCTCCCTACGTTCGTTTTGCCCTCATCGCGCTGTGCCTCATTGGCGGTATTGCCCTCTGGGCGACGCTTGGTGTTTGGTACGGCATTTTCTTTGTCCTTACCGGCCTTATCCTACTGGCCGGGTACATCTTTTTGGGTACGATCGCCCCGGCGGCCCAGGCCTTCCAGACGCAGGACATCAACAAAGCGGAGCAAATCCTGAACCTGACGGCTAAACCAGAATGGCTCTACGGCCCCAACCGTGGCAACTACTACCTGCTGCGGGGTAACATCGCCCTGAGCCGCGAGGACCTGAAGACGGCCGAAGAGTGGATCAAAAAGGCGGAGCAGATGAACCTCGGCGCCACCGAAGGCGCGATGGTGAACCTGCAACTGTGCCAGTTCGAGTACCGCCGCCGGAACTTCAACGCCGCGAAGAAGTACCTCAAAAAGGTTAAGGAAGCCAAAATTACCATCCCCCAGTTCAAGGAGCAGATCGACATGATGGATCAGGCCCTGAAGCAATCCGGCCAGGTCAAGGCCGCCCAACGCCGGGGTGGGGGCGCCCAGAATACGGGCGGCTACGGTGGAAAGCGCCGCCGGCCCCGCACGCGGTAG
- the tatC gene encoding twin-arginine translocase subunit TatC, producing the protein MPLDQMNVDDWELDENGRPQPPEDKEMSFVDHLEELRWHVVRSLVAIVLGGIVLFLFRDWYFARVLFGPLKTDFISYEVICELTGGNLCIAPEEDILVQAIGVGEQFITAVKMAFIGGFVIAFPYVFYEFWAFVRPGLYEKEQRATRWVILICSILFFIGISFGFLVVAPFGMYFLTNFTVGGAANIPTMDSVIGYMTMFTLPAAVIFELPVLIYFLARFGLVTAAAMRKYRKHSIIGILILASLMTPPDIVTQILIAVPLYSLYEISIFVAKRAQKEYEEDIGGPIED; encoded by the coding sequence ATGCCGCTGGACCAAATGAACGTTGACGATTGGGAGCTGGACGAGAATGGCCGGCCCCAACCACCCGAGGATAAGGAGATGTCCTTCGTGGACCACCTCGAGGAATTACGCTGGCACGTGGTGCGCAGCCTCGTGGCCATCGTGCTGGGTGGAATTGTGCTCTTTTTATTTCGGGATTGGTACTTCGCCCGGGTGCTGTTCGGTCCACTAAAGACGGACTTCATCAGTTATGAGGTGATCTGTGAACTTACGGGTGGCAACCTTTGCATTGCGCCGGAGGAAGATATTTTGGTGCAAGCCATTGGGGTGGGGGAGCAGTTCATTACGGCGGTGAAAATGGCGTTCATTGGTGGGTTCGTGATTGCCTTTCCGTACGTTTTTTATGAGTTCTGGGCCTTCGTGCGCCCGGGTCTATACGAGAAGGAGCAGCGGGCTACCCGGTGGGTGATCCTGATCTGTTCCATCCTGTTCTTTATTGGTATAAGTTTTGGCTTCCTCGTGGTGGCGCCCTTCGGGATGTACTTCCTGACCAACTTTACCGTGGGTGGCGCGGCCAACATCCCGACGATGGATTCCGTCATTGGCTACATGACGATGTTCACCTTGCCAGCTGCGGTCATCTTCGAATTACCCGTGCTGATCTACTTCCTGGCCCGCTTCGGGCTGGTGACGGCAGCGGCCATGCGGAAATACCGTAAGCATTCCATCATCGGTATTTTGATCCTGGCCAGCCTGATGACACCGCCGGATATCGTGACGCAGATCTTGATCGCCGTACCACTTTACTCCCTCTACGAAATCTCCATTTTCGTGGCCAAACGCGCGCAGAAAGAGTATGAGGAAGACATCGGTGGCCCCATCGAGGACTGA
- a CDS encoding GMC oxidoreductase: MNFNSQGKDEVTYDAIVVGSGISGGYAAMELCTKGYKTLMLERGRMVKHGEYPTANLDTWDLEYQGKVPREEIAAHYYKQNRLHWWVQQDNKHWIVKDDERDYDEIQRFDWIRGEHVGGRSIMWGRHCYRWSDLDFGANERDGVAIDWPVRYKDIAPWYSYAEKFVGVQGKKEGLAHLPDGEFLPPFDLNCVEDHFKQKVEAKWNVRRITPGRTANLTQYIPELHHGTRGQCQARNRCWRGCPYGGYFSSLSSTIPVANDTGNLTLMADSIVHSIIYDDKTKEAVGVNVIDGNTKETREYFAKVIFLNASTIGSTAIMLNSKSERFPDGFGNDSGELGHNIMDHHYGMGGSGTYTGHKDSYSKGRKPNGGFYIPRFRNLGDKATQRKDYIRGFGYQGGATRINTVNAPLGPGFKKAITSPGDDWWIGATCFGELLPYHENRFFLHETDVDQYGIPKLVFDAGLKENESKLREDGVACLEEMLTEAGCKNVKVHNNPTAPGAAIHEMGTARMGRDPKTSVLNKWNQVHAAKNVFVTDGSFMTSSGTQNPSITYMAFTARAVDYLDRTMKKDGRLM; encoded by the coding sequence ATGAATTTTAATTCACAAGGAAAAGATGAGGTGACCTACGACGCCATCGTGGTCGGCTCCGGTATCAGCGGTGGGTACGCCGCCATGGAACTCTGTACCAAAGGCTACAAAACGCTCATGCTGGAGCGGGGCCGGATGGTCAAGCACGGCGAATACCCCACGGCCAATTTGGACACCTGGGACCTCGAATACCAGGGTAAGGTGCCGCGCGAAGAGATCGCCGCCCACTACTACAAGCAAAACCGCCTCCACTGGTGGGTGCAGCAGGACAATAAGCACTGGATCGTTAAGGACGATGAGCGGGATTACGACGAGATTCAACGCTTTGACTGGATCCGCGGCGAGCACGTCGGTGGCCGCTCCATCATGTGGGGCCGCCACTGCTACCGATGGAGTGACCTCGATTTCGGGGCCAACGAACGCGACGGTGTGGCCATCGACTGGCCGGTGCGGTATAAGGATATTGCCCCCTGGTATTCCTACGCCGAGAAATTCGTGGGGGTGCAGGGCAAAAAAGAGGGCCTCGCCCACCTGCCCGACGGAGAATTCCTGCCCCCGTTTGATCTGAACTGCGTGGAAGACCACTTCAAGCAGAAGGTGGAAGCGAAGTGGAACGTCCGCCGCATCACGCCCGGCCGGACGGCTAACCTGACCCAGTACATTCCGGAATTACACCACGGGACGCGCGGGCAGTGCCAGGCCCGTAACCGTTGCTGGCGGGGCTGCCCCTACGGTGGCTACTTCTCTTCGCTGAGCTCGACCATCCCCGTCGCTAACGATACGGGTAACCTGACCTTGATGGCGGACAGTATCGTCCACTCCATCATTTACGATGATAAAACGAAGGAAGCCGTCGGCGTCAACGTGATTGACGGCAATACGAAGGAGACCCGCGAGTACTTCGCCAAAGTGATCTTCCTCAACGCCAGTACCATTGGCTCGACGGCCATCATGCTCAACAGTAAGTCCGAGCGTTTCCCCGACGGTTTTGGTAACGACTCCGGCGAGTTGGGCCACAACATCATGGACCACCACTACGGCATGGGCGGTAGCGGCACCTACACCGGGCACAAGGACAGTTACAGCAAAGGGCGGAAGCCCAACGGGGGCTTCTACATCCCCCGCTTCCGTAACCTGGGGGACAAGGCGACGCAGCGGAAAGACTACATCCGCGGCTTCGGTTACCAGGGTGGGGCGACCAGGATAAATACCGTGAATGCGCCTTTGGGGCCCGGCTTTAAAAAGGCCATTACTTCTCCTGGAGACGACTGGTGGATCGGCGCCACCTGCTTCGGTGAATTGCTGCCCTACCACGAAAACCGCTTCTTCCTCCACGAAACCGACGTGGACCAGTACGGCATCCCTAAACTCGTATTCGACGCCGGGCTGAAGGAGAACGAAAGTAAACTCCGGGAAGACGGTGTAGCCTGTCTCGAGGAGATGCTCACCGAAGCCGGGTGCAAGAACGTCAAGGTCCACAACAACCCGACGGCTCCCGGCGCGGCCATCCACGAAATGGGTACTGCCCGGATGGGCCGCGACCCGAAGACGAGTGTCCTCAACAAGTGGAACCAGGTACACGCCGCCAAGAACGTCTTCGTGACGGACGGCTCCTTTATGACCTCCTCCGGCACCCAGAACCCGAGTATCACCTACATGGCCTTCACCGCCCGCGCGGTAGATTATCTGGACCGGACGATGAAAAAGGATGGTCGGTTGATGTAG
- the recA gene encoding recombinase RecA: MADKNKETAAKLKALQMTIDRLDKAYGKGTIMRLGESEAANIEAIPTGSLGLDVALGIGGFPKGRIIEIYGPESSGKTTLAIHAIAECQKRGGIAAIVDAEHAFDRFYAQNLGVDTDNLLISQPDNGEQALEIAENLIRSGAVDILVVDSVAALVPRAEIEGEMGDSKMGLQARLMSQAMRKLTGTIGKTGCCCIFINQLREKIGVMFGNPETTTGGNALKFYASMRIDIRRSGAAIKDKQGAVIGNHVKVKVAKNKLAPPFRIAEFDIMYGEGISKVGEIVDLGVDQDIVSKSGAWYGYGDAKIAQGREAAKIFMQDNPEVADEIETKIKNRLMGITEEEEAELEAAKNGKGKAADAAV, translated from the coding sequence ATGGCAGATAAGAATAAAGAAACCGCCGCTAAGCTTAAAGCACTTCAGATGACGATTGATCGTCTCGACAAGGCTTACGGAAAAGGTACCATCATGCGCCTTGGCGAAAGCGAGGCGGCAAACATTGAGGCTATCCCAACGGGATCCCTCGGCCTCGATGTCGCGCTTGGCATCGGTGGTTTCCCCAAGGGCCGGATCATCGAGATCTACGGCCCTGAATCTTCGGGTAAGACGACATTGGCGATCCATGCCATCGCCGAATGCCAGAAGCGCGGTGGCATCGCCGCCATCGTTGATGCGGAGCACGCCTTCGACCGTTTCTACGCCCAGAACCTGGGAGTAGATACCGACAACCTCCTGATCTCCCAGCCGGACAACGGTGAGCAAGCGCTCGAGATTGCTGAAAACCTTATCCGCTCCGGCGCCGTCGACATCCTTGTCGTTGACTCCGTAGCCGCCCTCGTACCCCGCGCGGAGATCGAAGGTGAAATGGGTGACTCCAAGATGGGCCTCCAGGCGCGTCTGATGAGCCAGGCCATGCGTAAACTGACCGGTACGATCGGTAAGACGGGATGCTGTTGCATCTTCATCAACCAGCTGCGCGAAAAGATCGGTGTCATGTTCGGTAACCCCGAAACGACCACCGGTGGTAACGCCCTCAAATTCTACGCTTCCATGCGGATCGACATCCGCCGCTCCGGTGCTGCGATCAAGGACAAGCAGGGTGCCGTCATTGGTAACCACGTGAAAGTGAAGGTGGCCAAGAACAAACTGGCGCCCCCCTTCCGGATCGCTGAGTTCGACATCATGTACGGCGAAGGCATTTCCAAAGTAGGCGAGATCGTCGACCTTGGTGTGGACCAGGATATCGTGAGCAAGTCCGGCGCCTGGTATGGCTATGGCGACGCTAAGATTGCCCAGGGCCGCGAAGCCGCCAAAATCTTCATGCAGGACAACCCCGAGGTAGCCGATGAGATCGAAACCAAGATCAAGAACCGCCTCATGGGCATCACCGAAGAGGAAGAAGCCGAACTGGAAGCCGCCAAGAACGGCAAAGGCAAAGCTGCTGACGCTGCGGTGTAA
- a CDS encoding gluconate 2-dehydrogenase subunit 3 family protein: MNRRDILKYTSYFAGAAVAGPLASALLTGCKRDEAMLEEGYQPGYFNATQYAYIVGLADAMLPKDEYPGAVEVGVPQMIDKMVGDVYSEEDQENFTKGLNRLMEKMDADNPGGFAKLDQKAALVYLQDQDLHYKQGPRGDVDMSGEDVPRETFEPGDGPSARDAYFGLKSMIIGNYFNTPEVAVESGLLEYLPVPGEYIPCGDLQELTGGKAWAI; the protein is encoded by the coding sequence ATGAACAGAAGAGACATTCTAAAATATACCAGCTACTTCGCTGGCGCCGCCGTGGCCGGCCCCCTTGCCTCCGCCCTACTCACGGGCTGTAAGCGCGACGAGGCCATGCTCGAAGAAGGTTATCAACCCGGCTATTTCAACGCTACCCAGTACGCCTACATCGTGGGCCTGGCCGATGCCATGCTGCCCAAGGACGAGTACCCCGGTGCCGTCGAAGTTGGCGTCCCCCAGATGATCGACAAGATGGTCGGCGACGTCTACTCCGAAGAAGACCAGGAAAACTTCACGAAGGGCCTCAACCGCCTCATGGAAAAGATGGACGCCGATAACCCCGGCGGCTTCGCTAAACTCGACCAGAAGGCAGCCCTCGTCTACCTCCAGGACCAGGACCTCCACTACAAGCAGGGCCCCCGTGGTGACGTTGACATGAGTGGGGAAGACGTCCCCCGCGAAACTTTTGAGCCGGGCGACGGGCCTTCCGCACGCGATGCCTATTTCGGCCTCAAGTCCATGATCATTGGCAACTACTTCAACACCCCCGAGGTAGCCGTTGAGTCTGGCCTGCTGGAATACCTGCCCGTACCCGGTGAGTACATCCCCTGCGGTGACCTCCAGGAATTGACGGGTGGTAAGGCCTGGGCTATTTAA
- a CDS encoding gliding motility-associated C-terminal domain-containing protein gives MLTGFTLRSSTLLFALLCSVAAFAQVPHAIIPGDKPSTYPLGQKMDCNDAGDVEDFFDFDMQSNSFGENIDASDRVDFDDRPDAIYLCAQDRFRINHDEGTEDLSGVPNQTAFSGVGWAFYECPPTVSGPTRDDIRADPCVANGGQFIFTGELVVAVPNGNLSGDYTLNLFNNFATAEAFGTDFPMGGRPSPVDFYIAPITFDTVVNGIAFYQENGPCVDVALEETFRVVYLNAITVENLPASNSFSGCNGFFNVLGGEPEFSGDANYTITIENTVTGQRAQLNNPANTVNHNGLVQYQVPTAGDYRISIMDNISCELETVVVSHADGCNDPVTITFPTASGTAGTNVCFPVTVDNFTDVSGFQFEMDYDPAILTYTGSTNVNPAIVTGFLENGPMTAGGNRPPGNVIYILNIIGGDGTADIPDGEVLFEICFDLIGNGGDVSPVRDEPSAPAEFTRLDGPPMGTTSDINFNNGNITILAMQFGIEVSKTDEVCDMDDNGTITVDVTNTPGPITFDIRSLPGGTFMDARTVATVPASTTFDNLPNGMYEVRIVNGAGTEELRPVTINQGLSLDLVIQPLNRPTCNGGDDGAIQVQVFANSVEVNNPVAAGYTFSWEGRTETSNVLTGLESGSYEVTVTSPEGCMTDVSQFLGQPLPITVRPDNPADAVSAATCDGAADGSITITADGGDGSFDFAWPGGLGTDLNTTMSNRTGLLPGSYAVTVTDQSGCMTTSNFTVDANKSLLITETLTNVQCFGANDGIIEVVGSTSGAPQVGNFFFTLIELSSGISSADVEVTDITVPTAFDDLGPGMYSITLRDEDPAGCSFTDTFEITSPEELVFDEDLVIRDATCIPQMGGEATAAVSGGTMPYTYRWTNDSLDMAFDTITPGPFIDGLEPDSNYVLFVTDANMCEILDSFRISAPAAAQIDPIPLSFISCPGDTDGMLTATITPPPGETVTGIEWFRLNPDSTFVDPDNPIGSNATISDLAIGLYGIVVTTSNGCENAQIGIVASPTPVELLSVTPVNPTCPGDADGSLTFTASGGTPNMDGTYNYEYSTNPGVITQNNVLGGLSAGTYSVTITDANNCEPAFMDSFVLEDPAAITGTFTTTPVSCPDDNIADGQASFSAAFDDGTQGMFTFNWSNGFSEMGNSSTVTGLARGPISVTVTDGTCTEVFTDEITSPEPFAIVPVFTQVSCNGAADGSIVLTEVTGGTGDYTFSWTGFPDTDNSLENLPAGTYEVVITDENGCSPDPFVFTIIEPDVLDLAIDSTMSASVTCSGESDGMITVFVNSVNNNDLGDAPYTWSGNVADPSSSTATGLPPGSYGVTITDVNGCQDSVRYDISEPDLITFNVLPIEEPLCFGQPTSVFVDNVAGGTATGPEDYTFSVNNNGFRVGIDQPADAFAGEVIVTVFDAAGCSAQQILTVNQPPEIVISLPEEITIELGDTLTRFNPIVSPVGDVYSYLWTPATFLSADSIRNPIVSPFSDQAYALQVTNSNGCLAFADIFVNVDANRNVYIPNVFSPNGDGRNDDFRVFACQGVTRISDVQIYDRWGGLVYQETEVPPNCLDGIRLWNGNAANNKPVNPGVFVYMVRVEFLDGESLLYRGDVTVLK, from the coding sequence ATGCTCACAGGCTTTACCCTTCGTTCGTCTACCCTACTTTTTGCCCTCCTCTGCTCGGTAGCAGCCTTCGCACAGGTGCCGCACGCTATCATCCCCGGCGACAAACCAAGCACCTACCCCCTGGGCCAAAAAATGGACTGTAACGATGCGGGCGACGTTGAGGACTTCTTCGACTTCGACATGCAGAGCAACAGCTTCGGTGAAAACATCGACGCCAGTGACCGGGTAGATTTCGATGACCGGCCGGATGCCATCTACCTCTGCGCGCAGGACCGTTTCCGCATCAACCACGATGAGGGAACGGAAGACCTTTCCGGAGTACCGAATCAAACCGCATTTTCCGGAGTTGGGTGGGCCTTTTACGAATGCCCCCCCACCGTCAGCGGGCCTACCCGGGATGATATCCGAGCTGACCCCTGTGTGGCGAACGGTGGCCAATTCATCTTCACCGGTGAACTCGTCGTAGCTGTCCCGAATGGTAACCTGTCCGGTGACTACACCCTTAACCTTTTCAACAACTTCGCTACGGCAGAGGCTTTCGGCACGGATTTCCCCATGGGCGGCCGCCCCAGCCCGGTTGACTTTTACATCGCTCCCATCACCTTTGATACGGTAGTGAACGGTATTGCTTTCTATCAGGAAAATGGTCCGTGTGTCGACGTTGCCCTGGAAGAAACCTTCCGCGTCGTATACCTCAACGCCATCACGGTCGAAAATCTACCGGCCTCCAATTCCTTCTCCGGCTGCAACGGCTTCTTCAACGTACTGGGAGGGGAGCCTGAGTTTTCCGGCGATGCGAATTATACCATCACCATCGAAAATACCGTCACCGGGCAACGGGCGCAGTTGAACAATCCCGCTAATACCGTCAATCACAACGGGCTCGTGCAGTACCAGGTGCCAACGGCCGGTGATTACCGCATCAGCATCATGGACAACATCTCGTGTGAGTTGGAGACCGTCGTGGTATCCCACGCGGATGGTTGTAACGATCCGGTGACGATCACCTTCCCCACCGCCAGCGGCACGGCGGGAACGAACGTCTGCTTCCCTGTCACCGTAGATAACTTCACCGACGTCTCCGGCTTCCAGTTTGAAATGGATTACGACCCGGCCATCCTTACCTATACGGGTTCGACGAACGTCAACCCTGCCATCGTAACGGGTTTCCTGGAAAATGGACCTATGACTGCCGGTGGAAATCGCCCTCCGGGTAACGTGATTTACATCCTCAACATCATCGGTGGAGACGGTACGGCCGACATCCCCGACGGAGAAGTGCTTTTCGAGATCTGCTTCGACCTCATCGGAAACGGCGGCGACGTGAGCCCCGTCCGCGACGAACCTTCCGCTCCCGCCGAGTTCACCCGCTTGGACGGGCCACCAATGGGTACCACCAGCGATATCAACTTCAACAATGGTAACATCACCATCCTGGCCATGCAGTTCGGGATCGAGGTATCCAAGACGGATGAAGTGTGTGACATGGACGATAATGGAACCATCACGGTTGACGTGACCAATACTCCAGGGCCCATCACTTTTGACATTCGCAGCCTGCCAGGGGGAACCTTTATGGATGCCCGCACCGTAGCTACCGTCCCCGCTTCCACCACCTTCGATAATTTGCCCAACGGGATGTACGAAGTCCGGATCGTTAACGGTGCCGGCACGGAGGAATTACGCCCGGTCACCATCAATCAAGGGCTAAGCCTTGACCTGGTCATCCAACCACTCAACCGGCCAACCTGTAACGGTGGGGATGACGGAGCCATCCAGGTCCAGGTCTTTGCCAACAGCGTTGAGGTGAATAACCCCGTAGCCGCCGGTTACACTTTCTCCTGGGAGGGGCGCACGGAAACGAGCAACGTCCTGACCGGGCTGGAGTCCGGCTCTTACGAGGTGACGGTGACCTCGCCCGAGGGGTGTATGACGGACGTCAGCCAGTTCCTGGGCCAACCGCTGCCCATTACGGTCCGGCCGGATAACCCCGCCGATGCCGTCAGTGCCGCTACCTGTGACGGGGCGGCGGATGGCTCTATCACCATCACCGCCGACGGTGGCGACGGTTCCTTCGACTTTGCCTGGCCAGGAGGCTTGGGTACCGACCTTAATACGACCATGTCCAACCGCACCGGACTTCTGCCCGGTAGCTACGCCGTTACGGTTACGGACCAGTCCGGCTGTATGACCACCTCCAACTTTACGGTGGACGCTAACAAGAGCCTGCTGATCACCGAGACGCTGACCAACGTTCAGTGTTTTGGCGCCAATGACGGTATCATCGAGGTAGTCGGTAGCACATCCGGTGCGCCGCAGGTGGGTAACTTCTTCTTTACCCTGATCGAGCTATCCTCTGGCATTTCCAGTGCCGACGTAGAGGTGACGGATATTACCGTACCTACCGCTTTTGACGATCTGGGCCCAGGCATGTATTCGATTACGCTGCGGGATGAGGACCCGGCCGGCTGTTCCTTTACGGATACTTTTGAAATTACCTCTCCCGAAGAGTTGGTCTTCGACGAAGACCTGGTCATTCGCGACGCGACTTGTATCCCCCAAATGGGTGGGGAGGCAACGGCGGCCGTCTCCGGTGGAACGATGCCTTATACCTACCGTTGGACGAATGATAGCCTCGACATGGCTTTTGACACCATTACCCCCGGGCCCTTCATTGACGGTCTCGAACCCGACTCCAACTACGTCCTTTTCGTTACGGACGCCAATATGTGTGAGATCCTCGATTCCTTCCGAATCTCCGCACCAGCGGCAGCGCAAATTGATCCGATTCCGCTCAGCTTTATTTCTTGCCCCGGCGATACGGACGGCATGCTTACCGCGACGATCACCCCGCCCCCCGGCGAGACGGTTACGGGTATTGAATGGTTCCGGTTGAATCCGGATTCTACCTTCGTCGACCCCGATAATCCGATTGGTAGCAACGCTACGATTAGTGATCTGGCCATTGGGCTGTACGGCATCGTGGTGACCACCTCCAATGGTTGTGAAAACGCGCAGATTGGAATCGTGGCCAGCCCGACCCCAGTGGAACTCCTCAGCGTCACACCCGTCAACCCCACCTGCCCCGGAGATGCGGACGGTAGCCTGACCTTCACTGCGAGTGGCGGTACACCTAACATGGATGGGACCTACAATTACGAGTACAGCACCAACCCTGGCGTAATTACTCAGAACAATGTCCTCGGTGGTCTCTCCGCAGGGACTTACTCGGTAACCATTACGGACGCCAATAATTGTGAGCCAGCCTTTATGGACTCATTCGTACTGGAAGACCCCGCGGCCATTACCGGCACCTTTACGACAACACCCGTCTCCTGCCCCGACGATAACATCGCGGACGGTCAGGCATCCTTCTCCGCCGCTTTCGACGACGGTACGCAGGGGATGTTCACGTTCAACTGGTCCAATGGTTTTTCCGAGATGGGTAACTCCAGCACCGTGACCGGCCTGGCGCGCGGACCAATATCCGTGACCGTTACGGACGGTACCTGTACGGAGGTATTTACCGATGAGATCACCAGCCCGGAACCCTTCGCGATCGTGCCCGTCTTTACTCAGGTGAGCTGTAACGGCGCCGCGGATGGATCCATCGTACTGACCGAGGTGACCGGCGGTACGGGCGACTACACGTTTAGCTGGACGGGCTTCCCGGATACCGACAACAGCCTGGAAAATCTACCCGCAGGCACCTACGAAGTGGTGATCACCGACGAAAATGGCTGTAGCCCCGATCCGTTCGTCTTTACCATCATTGAACCGGACGTGCTGGACCTGGCCATCGATTCGACCATGTCGGCTTCCGTGACTTGCTCGGGAGAATCCGACGGGATGATCACGGTATTCGTGAATAGCGTCAACAACAATGACCTTGGGGATGCGCCGTATACCTGGTCGGGTAACGTTGCGGACCCTTCCTCCAGTACTGCTACCGGCTTACCCCCCGGGAGCTACGGCGTCACGATCACCGACGTGAATGGCTGTCAGGATAGCGTGCGCTACGACATCAGCGAGCCGGACCTGATCACGTTTAACGTGCTACCGATTGAGGAACCCCTCTGTTTTGGCCAACCTACCTCCGTATTTGTAGATAACGTGGCGGGTGGAACAGCGACCGGGCCGGAGGATTACACTTTCTCCGTCAACAACAATGGCTTCCGGGTAGGTATCGACCAGCCGGCGGATGCCTTTGCCGGTGAAGTCATCGTTACCGTATTTGATGCGGCGGGCTGTTCGGCGCAGCAAATCCTTACCGTCAACCAACCGCCGGAGATCGTGATCAGCCTCCCCGAAGAGATCACCATTGAGTTGGGGGATACCCTGACGCGCTTCAACCCGATCGTCAGCCCGGTCGGCGATGTATATAGTTACCTATGGACGCCAGCGACCTTCCTGAGCGCGGATTCCATTCGTAACCCGATCGTCTCTCCATTCAGCGACCAGGCTTACGCACTGCAGGTAACCAATAGCAATGGCTGTTTGGCCTTTGCGGACATCTTCGTCAACGTCGATGCCAACCGCAACGTCTACATTCCCAACGTATTCAGCCCCAACGGTGATGGCCGCAACGATGACTTCCGGGTCTTCGCCTGCCAGGGCGTCACGCGCATCTCCGACGTGCAGATTTACGACCGCTGGGGTGGTCTGGTGTACCAGGAAACTGAGGTGCCCCCCAATTGCCTCGACGGCATCAGATTGTGGAATGGGAACGCGGCGAACAATAAGCCCGTCAACCCCGGTGTATTCGTGTACATGGTTCGGGTGGAGTTCCTGGACGGAGAATCTCTCCTCTACCGGGGCGACGTTACCGTTCTCAAGTAG
- a CDS encoding SDR family oxidoreductase, producing the protein MKDKTVLITGANDGIGRATAERLAGRGAHVVLACRDDAKAQHVAKAIMESTGNHNVDTLPIDLASMASIKAATEEFLAEHPKVDVLINNAGVYTDRLELSEDGYELQFAVNYLGHFLLTLNLLPAIQCCRHCTRVINVSSALHKKGVLDFTNLKGEKKSYNGSEAYAQSKLANVLFTMELDRRFGRDLTTNCLHPGVVGTRLANKKAGAFTSAVWSMYKPFAIKPEQGASTSVYLATSPEVKDVSGRYFDENQCLQKPSAIARNEQLARRLWEYSEAAVADFRI; encoded by the coding sequence ATGAAGGATAAAACCGTTCTCATCACCGGAGCCAACGATGGCATTGGGCGCGCTACGGCCGAGCGGCTGGCGGGGCGGGGCGCCCACGTCGTACTCGCCTGCCGGGATGACGCCAAGGCCCAACACGTGGCCAAAGCGATCATGGAATCAACGGGCAACCACAACGTTGATACACTGCCCATCGACCTGGCGAGCATGGCATCGATCAAGGCAGCTACGGAAGAGTTTCTTGCCGAGCACCCGAAGGTGGACGTCCTGATCAACAATGCCGGGGTGTATACCGACCGGCTCGAACTCAGTGAAGATGGATACGAATTACAGTTTGCGGTGAATTACCTCGGTCACTTCTTACTGACGCTGAATCTGCTGCCCGCCATTCAGTGCTGCCGCCACTGTACGCGGGTGATCAACGTCAGCAGTGCCCTTCACAAAAAGGGGGTGCTGGACTTCACCAATCTGAAGGGAGAAAAAAAGAGCTACAACGGCAGCGAAGCGTACGCCCAGAGCAAACTGGCCAACGTGCTGTTCACGATGGAATTGGACCGCCGCTTCGGTAGGGACCTGACGACGAATTGCCTCCACCCTGGGGTCGTCGGTACCCGCTTGGCCAACAAGAAGGCTGGTGCCTTTACGAGCGCGGTCTGGTCGATGTACAAACCCTTTGCCATCAAGCCGGAGCAGGGGGCTTCCACTTCCGTTTACCTGGCCACCAGCCCGGAGGTGAAGGATGTTTCGGGGCGGTACTTCGATGAGAATCAGTGCCTGCAGAAACCATCGGCGATCGCCCGAAATGAGCAGCTCGCCCGGCGCTTGTGGGAATACAGTGAGGCGGCGGTGGCGGACTTTCGGATATAG